One stretch of Methyloversatilis sp. RAC08 DNA includes these proteins:
- the lepB gene encoding signal peptidase I: protein MNFALILFVLCVVTGILWGLDRMVFARKRPAGAPDPWWVEYGASFFPVIIVVFGLRSFVVEPFRIPSGSMIPTLLIGDFILVNKFTYGVRLPVLHDKIIPMNDPQRGDVMVFRYPADPSVDYIKRVVGLPGDTVAYQNKRLTINGVDVPLQPAEDYFHSERAYYSNRFSETLGDVQHHILNDRDARADIPTALDFPGRENCVYNREGVRCEVPAGHYLVLGDNRDQSADSRIWGFVPDKNIVGKAFFIWFHADTILPPKGIDFGRIGSFR, encoded by the coding sequence TTGAATTTTGCACTCATCCTTTTCGTGCTTTGCGTGGTGACCGGCATCCTGTGGGGCCTTGACCGCATGGTGTTCGCGCGCAAGCGGCCGGCCGGTGCGCCGGACCCCTGGTGGGTTGAATACGGCGCAAGCTTCTTCCCCGTCATCATCGTCGTGTTCGGGCTGCGCAGTTTTGTCGTCGAGCCGTTCCGCATCCCGTCCGGATCGATGATCCCGACGCTGCTGATCGGCGATTTCATCCTGGTGAACAAGTTCACCTACGGCGTGCGTCTGCCGGTGCTGCACGACAAGATCATTCCGATGAATGACCCGCAGCGCGGGGATGTCATGGTGTTCCGCTACCCGGCCGATCCGTCGGTCGATTACATCAAGCGCGTGGTCGGCCTGCCCGGCGATACGGTGGCCTATCAGAACAAGCGGCTGACCATCAACGGTGTCGACGTTCCGCTGCAACCGGCGGAAGACTATTTCCACAGCGAGCGCGCCTACTACTCCAATCGCTTCAGCGAAACGCTGGGTGACGTGCAGCACCACATCCTGAACGACCGCGATGCGCGGGCCGACATCCCGACCGCACTCGATTTTCCGGGGCGCGAAAACTGCGTCTACAATCGCGAAGGGGTGCGCTGCGAAGTGCCGGCCGGCCACTATCTTGTGCTGGGTGACAATCGTGACCAGAGTGCCGACAGCCGCATCTGGGGTTTCGTGCCGGACAAGAACATCGTGGGCAAGGCTTTTTTCATCTGGTTCCACGCGGACACCATCCTGCCGCCGAAAGGCATCGACTTCGGCCGTATCGGCAGCTTCAGGTAG
- a CDS encoding DUF4845 domain-containing protein gives MLRKQSGLSLVGFLFVAAVVGIVLVLGMKTIPAVIEYYTILKNVNAIVKNGEIKGGTVADYRNAFAKRSIMDEMSSVTPADLDIIKDSNGIEVSFSYDRKVHMFGPVSILFEFEGSATGPN, from the coding sequence ATGCTGCGCAAGCAATCCGGTCTGAGTCTGGTGGGATTCCTGTTCGTAGCCGCCGTCGTCGGCATCGTTCTGGTGCTCGGCATGAAGACGATTCCGGCGGTCATCGAGTACTACACCATCCTGAAGAACGTGAATGCCATCGTGAAGAACGGCGAGATCAAGGGCGGCACGGTGGCTGATTACCGCAACGCCTTCGCCAAGCGATCCATCATGGATGAAATGTCCAGCGTCACGCCGGCCGATCTCGACATCATCAAGGACTCGAATGGCATCGAGGTTTCCTTTTCCTATGACCGCAAGGTGCATATGTTCGGGCCGGTAAGCATCCTGTTCGAATTCGAAGGGTCGGCCACCGGGCCGAACTGA
- the rnc gene encoding ribonuclease III, with translation MTSAGQIEQGLGHVFASKHLLTQALTHRSFSATHNERFEFLGDAVLDCIASDLLCERFPELPEGVLSRLRANLVKQDTLADMACELDLGSALRLGEGEVKTGGRSRPSILADALEALIGAVFIEAGYGAARQTVARLFGARLTGLNPDLDSRDPKTALQEWLQARHKPLPVYEISAVTGAAHAQAFRARCRVEALGLATEGEGSNRRTAEQAAASRALEQLQGQT, from the coding sequence GTGACCTCCGCCGGGCAGATCGAGCAGGGGCTCGGCCACGTCTTCGCATCGAAGCACCTGCTGACCCAGGCGCTGACTCATCGCAGTTTTTCCGCCACGCACAACGAGCGCTTCGAATTCCTCGGCGACGCGGTGCTCGACTGCATCGCCTCAGACCTGCTGTGCGAGCGCTTCCCGGAGCTTCCGGAAGGTGTGCTGTCGCGCCTGCGCGCCAATCTGGTCAAGCAGGACACGCTGGCCGACATGGCGTGCGAACTCGATCTGGGCAGCGCGCTGAGGCTGGGAGAGGGCGAGGTGAAGACCGGTGGCCGTTCCCGGCCATCCATCCTCGCTGACGCACTTGAAGCGCTGATAGGCGCCGTGTTCATCGAAGCCGGGTATGGCGCGGCGCGGCAGACGGTCGCGCGGCTGTTCGGCGCGCGTCTGACCGGTCTGAACCCCGACCTCGATTCACGCGACCCGAAAACCGCGTTGCAGGAATGGCTGCAGGCACGACACAAGCCGCTCCCGGTCTACGAAATCAGCGCCGTGACGGGTGCGGCACATGCCCAGGCCTTTCGCGCGCGCTGCCGCGTCGAGGCGCTGGGCCTCGCGACCGAAGGCGAAGGCAGCAACCGGCGCACCGCCGAACAGGCCGCCGCATCGCGCGCGCTCGAACAACTGCAGGGACAGACATGA
- the era gene encoding GTPase Era, with protein MNDTVADSELPDPPPDALPTALPATPPITHCGFIAIVGRPNVGKSTLMNRLIGQKVSITSAKAQTTRHRIHGVLTREARQFVFVDTPGFQTKHRNALNRVMNRSVTQALADVDVIVFVIEAGKLTDADQEVIALLPKDRPVLLLLNKTDKAGDRAKLLPFVERIAKLHDFHAILPVSAQRGDGLDALMKVAGELLPEGQAMFDADDFTDRSERFLAAEYIREKLFRQLGDELPYGLAVEIERFEAEGNLRRIAAAVIVGREAHKGIVIGRNGEVLKTVGSAARHDMEKVFDSKVFLELHVKVRSGWADDERALKSLGFEP; from the coding sequence ATGAACGACACCGTTGCGGACAGCGAATTGCCGGACCCGCCGCCCGATGCACTACCGACCGCGCTTCCGGCCACTCCGCCGATCACCCACTGTGGCTTCATCGCCATTGTCGGACGACCCAATGTCGGCAAATCGACGCTGATGAACCGGCTGATCGGCCAGAAGGTGAGCATCACCTCGGCCAAGGCGCAGACCACGCGGCACCGCATACACGGAGTGCTGACACGCGAGGCCCGTCAGTTCGTGTTCGTCGACACGCCCGGCTTCCAGACCAAGCATCGAAACGCGCTGAACCGCGTGATGAACCGCTCGGTGACGCAGGCGCTGGCCGACGTCGACGTGATCGTGTTCGTCATCGAAGCCGGCAAGCTGACCGACGCCGATCAGGAAGTGATCGCGCTGCTGCCGAAGGACCGGCCGGTGCTGCTGCTGCTGAACAAGACCGACAAGGCGGGCGATCGCGCGAAGCTACTGCCTTTCGTCGAACGCATTGCGAAGCTGCACGACTTTCACGCCATCCTGCCGGTCAGCGCCCAGCGCGGCGACGGGCTCGATGCGCTGATGAAGGTGGCCGGCGAACTGCTGCCCGAAGGCCAGGCAATGTTCGACGCCGACGACTTCACCGACCGCAGCGAACGCTTTCTCGCTGCCGAGTACATCCGCGAGAAGCTGTTCCGGCAACTGGGCGACGAGCTGCCGTACGGTCTGGCGGTCGAGATCGAGCGCTTCGAGGCTGAAGGCAATCTGCGCCGCATCGCCGCGGCCGTCATCGTCGGCCGCGAGGCGCACAAGGGCATCGTGATCGGCCGCAATGGCGAGGTGCTGAAAACCGTCGGCAGCGCGGCGCGGCATGACATGGAAAAGGTGTTCGATTCGAAGGTGTTCCTTGAGCTGCACGTGAAGGTACGCAGCGGCTGGGCCGACGACGAACGCGCACTGAAGAGCCTGGGCTTCGAGCCGTGA
- the recO gene encoding DNA repair protein RecO: MNTGKQRVDGQPAFLLQAHPYRETSLVVDVFSRDFGRIGLVARGAKRPRAALRGVLVEFQPLELGWFGQGELRTLARAEWQRAWPMLSGPRLLLGYYLNELLQRLLAREDAHPALFDRYADTLQKLALAPGDTAGQQVLLRGFEKSLLQELGYGLTLDCDAHGAALDVDAAYRYVPDQGLLAGAAGAPDVVSLTGAQALAISGDDYGDPQVARLARTLMRTLIAHYLQGQELRTRRVFIELQDL, encoded by the coding sequence GTGAACACGGGCAAGCAGCGGGTGGACGGTCAGCCCGCCTTCCTGCTGCAGGCCCATCCCTACCGCGAAACCAGCCTGGTGGTCGACGTGTTCAGCCGCGATTTCGGCCGCATCGGTCTGGTGGCACGCGGCGCCAAGCGCCCGCGCGCCGCGCTGCGCGGGGTGCTGGTGGAATTCCAGCCGCTCGAACTGGGCTGGTTCGGCCAGGGCGAGTTGCGTACGCTGGCGCGCGCCGAATGGCAGCGCGCATGGCCGATGCTGTCCGGCCCACGGCTGCTGCTGGGCTACTATCTGAACGAATTGCTGCAGCGACTGCTGGCACGAGAGGATGCGCACCCGGCGCTGTTCGACCGCTATGCCGACACTTTGCAGAAGCTGGCACTGGCGCCGGGCGACACGGCCGGTCAGCAGGTGCTGCTGCGCGGCTTCGAGAAATCATTGCTGCAGGAACTGGGGTACGGGCTGACGCTGGACTGCGATGCACACGGCGCTGCGCTGGATGTCGACGCCGCCTATCGTTACGTGCCTGATCAGGGTCTGCTGGCGGGCGCTGCGGGCGCGCCGGACGTTGTCAGCCTCACTGGTGCGCAGGCGCTGGCGATCAGCGGTGACGATTACGGCGATCCGCAGGTCGCGCGTCTGGCCAGAACACTGATGCGCACGCTGATCGCCCACTATCTGCAGGGGCAGGAGTTGCGTACCCGGCGTGTATTCATCGAACTACAGGATCTCTGA
- a CDS encoding pyridoxine 5'-phosphate synthase: MIELGVNIDHVATLRQARRTYEPDPVWAAVEAHLGGADGITVHLREDRRHIQDDDVRRLRDLVHIKLNLEMAATVEMVGIACSLKPEMAMLVPEGRHEVTTEGGLDIVSQEERLHGVVSRLRDAGIVTSVFIDAELPQIEAAARIGAQVCEVHTGPYAHAFHGFGRDRESQPVAVELDKVRAAGKAIRDLGMRFNAGHALNYANVQPVAELPGVRELHIGHAIVSRSVFVGLREAVREMKQLMREAAGRAA; this comes from the coding sequence ATGATCGAACTCGGCGTCAATATCGACCACGTTGCCACATTGCGCCAGGCGCGCCGCACCTATGAGCCGGATCCGGTGTGGGCCGCCGTGGAGGCCCATCTGGGCGGTGCCGACGGCATTACCGTGCATTTGCGTGAAGACCGTCGCCACATCCAGGACGACGACGTGCGCCGGCTGCGCGATCTGGTGCACATCAAGCTCAATCTCGAAATGGCAGCCACCGTCGAAATGGTCGGCATCGCCTGCAGCCTGAAACCGGAAATGGCCATGCTGGTGCCGGAAGGGCGACACGAGGTGACCACCGAGGGCGGGCTGGACATCGTGTCGCAGGAAGAGCGTCTGCACGGTGTGGTCAGCCGCCTGCGCGACGCCGGCATCGTCACCAGCGTGTTCATCGACGCCGAACTGCCGCAGATCGAGGCGGCGGCGCGCATCGGTGCCCAGGTGTGCGAGGTGCATACCGGCCCGTACGCACATGCCTTCCACGGTTTCGGCCGCGATCGCGAATCGCAGCCGGTGGCGGTCGAGCTGGACAAGGTACGCGCCGCCGGCAAGGCGATCCGCGATCTGGGCATGCGCTTCAATGCCGGCCACGCGCTGAACTACGCCAATGTGCAGCCGGTGGCCGAGCTGCCCGGCGTGCGCGAACTGCATATCGGCCACGCCATCGTCAGTCGTTCGGTGTTCGTCGGCCTGCGCGAGGCGGTGCGCGAAATGAAGCAGCTGATGCGCGAGGCGGCGGGGAGGGCGGCATGA
- the acpS gene encoding holo-ACP synthase, with translation MIFGVGTDLCSIARLERLVTRNGEALARRILAVSEMVEFERAREPARFLAKRFAAKEALGKALGTGVRAPVLLRSIAVTHDDLGKPVFLFDELLTQWLDQRGLHPHLSLSDEVAYALAFVVVERTETAA, from the coding sequence ATGATTTTCGGTGTCGGCACTGATCTGTGCAGCATTGCGCGGCTGGAACGGCTGGTCACGCGCAATGGCGAGGCGCTGGCACGGCGCATCCTGGCCGTGTCCGAAATGGTCGAGTTCGAGCGCGCACGCGAACCGGCACGCTTTCTCGCCAAGCGCTTCGCGGCCAAGGAAGCGCTCGGCAAGGCGCTCGGGACCGGGGTGCGCGCGCCGGTGCTGCTGCGCTCCATCGCCGTGACGCATGACGACCTCGGCAAGCCGGTGTTCCTGTTCGACGAGCTGCTGACGCAGTGGCTGGACCAGCGCGGCCTGCATCCGCACCTGTCGCTTTCGGATGAGGTCGCGTACGCACTGGCTTTCGTCGTGGTCGAGCGCACGGAGACCGCGGCATGA
- the nagZ gene encoding beta-N-acetylhexosaminidase, with amino-acid sequence MRHTPPGPVMLDVAGFELDAEDRELLAHPSVGGLILFARNFADARQLAALTEAIHAVRRPPLLIAVDHEGGRVQRFRSDGFTHLPAMRTLGQRYEADASAALADARAAGYVLAAELRALGVDLSFTPVLDLDFGASSVIGDRAFHGDPAIVAALAGALAEGLRAAGMKSVGKHFPGHGFVAADSHVAIPVDERDFDTIWRTDIQPYLQLGRQIDAVMPAHVIYPAVDALPAGFSRKWVQDILRGRLEFDGVVFSDDLSMEGASVVGDVVARAEAAWDAGCDMVLVCNARDQAIRLIDGWHPAPDAVRSARVASLLPSQPFGDRAQLAQDMRYRDALDQVQRLTA; translated from the coding sequence ATGAGACACACCCCTCCCGGACCGGTCATGCTCGACGTGGCCGGCTTCGAGCTTGACGCCGAAGACCGCGAACTGCTCGCCCATCCGTCGGTCGGCGGCCTCATCCTGTTTGCCCGCAACTTCGCCGATGCGCGCCAGCTTGCGGCGCTGACCGAAGCCATTCACGCGGTGCGCCGGCCGCCGCTGCTGATCGCGGTCGACCATGAAGGCGGTCGCGTGCAGCGCTTTCGCAGCGACGGCTTCACCCATCTGCCGGCGATGCGCACCCTCGGCCAGCGCTACGAAGCCGACGCCTCTGCTGCGCTGGCCGATGCACGTGCCGCTGGCTACGTACTCGCCGCCGAACTGCGCGCGCTCGGCGTCGATCTGTCGTTCACGCCGGTGCTCGATCTCGACTTCGGCGCCAGCAGCGTCATCGGCGACCGCGCCTTCCACGGCGATCCAGCCATCGTCGCTGCGCTGGCAGGCGCACTCGCCGAGGGACTGCGCGCAGCCGGCATGAAGTCGGTCGGCAAGCACTTTCCGGGGCACGGCTTCGTGGCCGCCGATTCGCATGTCGCCATCCCGGTCGACGAACGCGATTTCGACACGATCTGGCGTACCGACATCCAGCCCTATCTGCAGCTGGGCCGGCAGATCGATGCCGTGATGCCGGCGCACGTCATCTACCCGGCAGTCGATGCGCTGCCGGCGGGTTTTTCGCGCAAGTGGGTGCAGGACATCCTGCGCGGCCGGCTCGAATTCGACGGCGTGGTGTTCAGCGATGATCTGTCGATGGAAGGTGCATCGGTCGTCGGAGACGTCGTCGCGCGGGCCGAAGCCGCATGGGACGCCGGCTGCGACATGGTGCTGGTGTGCAATGCGCGTGATCAGGCGATCCGGCTGATCGATGGCTGGCATCCGGCGCCCGACGCGGTGCGCAGTGCGCGCGTGGCGTCGCTGCTGCCGTCGCAGCCGTTCGGTGACCGCGCGCAGCTTGCGCAGGACATGCGCTACCGCGACGCGCTCGATCAGGTGCAGCGGCTCACCGCCTGA
- the uvrC gene encoding excinuclease ABC subunit UvrC, translating into MSTFDAKTYLQTLSEAPGVYRMIGADEEVLYVGKAKNLKRRVSSYFQRTASSPRIGMMVSQVLRVDTTVVRSEAEALILENNLIKSLRPKYNILFRDDKSYPYIKLTQDAFPRIAFFRGTVGRDARYFGPLPSVWAVRETIQLVQRAFLLRTCENSVFANRSRPCLLHQIHRCSAPCVGKVSKDDYDEDVRLTSLFLSGRHSEVIDRLSDQMNAAAESLAFEKAAQVRDQIKALSRVLHKQYADSARDEDIDIVVAVERDGTACVNHAMVRGGRHLGDHAHFPAAGQGSEADMLCAFLAQHFATQPPPGRVIVNVLPEDDAEAPIPGTALALARNERERAWADMALKNAEIALRVKLDAGARATHRVRALVEALELDVAPERIECFDISHTMGEATVASCVVWANGAMRNSEYRRYNIEGVTPGDDYAAMRQVLTRRYEKVVTGEGVRPDLVLIDGGKGQLGIAVDVMAELGLDLPLVGVAKGVERKMGAEELIRPGVEAGLVLGPEHPALHLIAEIRDEAHRFAIAGHRARREKKRLTSTLEDIPGIGPARRKRLLTTFGGLSGVRNATVEDLCRVEGISRKLAEQIQRQLN; encoded by the coding sequence ATGAGCACATTTGACGCCAAGACCTATCTGCAGACGCTGAGCGAGGCGCCCGGCGTCTATCGCATGATCGGCGCCGACGAAGAGGTGCTCTATGTCGGCAAGGCGAAAAACCTGAAGCGGCGGGTGTCGTCGTACTTCCAGCGCACGGCGTCCAGCCCGCGCATCGGCATGATGGTGTCGCAGGTGTTGCGGGTCGACACCACGGTCGTGCGCTCCGAGGCCGAAGCGCTCATCCTCGAAAACAACCTCATCAAGAGCCTGCGGCCGAAGTACAACATCCTGTTCCGGGACGACAAGTCCTACCCCTACATCAAGCTCACCCAGGACGCCTTCCCGCGCATCGCCTTCTTCCGCGGCACGGTGGGGCGCGATGCACGCTATTTCGGACCGCTGCCCAGCGTGTGGGCGGTGCGCGAAACGATACAGCTGGTGCAGCGCGCATTCCTGCTGCGCACCTGCGAGAACAGCGTGTTCGCCAACCGGTCGCGGCCCTGCCTGCTGCACCAGATCCACCGCTGTTCAGCGCCCTGTGTCGGCAAGGTGTCGAAAGACGACTATGACGAGGATGTGCGCCTGACCAGCCTGTTCCTGAGCGGGCGGCACAGCGAAGTGATCGACCGGCTGTCCGACCAGATGAACGCTGCTGCCGAGTCGCTTGCGTTCGAGAAGGCTGCACAGGTGCGCGACCAGATCAAGGCGCTGAGCCGTGTGCTGCACAAGCAGTACGCCGACAGCGCGCGCGACGAGGACATCGACATCGTCGTCGCGGTCGAGCGCGACGGCACCGCCTGCGTCAATCACGCCATGGTGCGCGGCGGTCGCCACCTGGGCGACCACGCGCATTTCCCGGCCGCCGGGCAGGGCAGCGAAGCCGACATGCTGTGTGCCTTCCTCGCCCAGCACTTCGCCACCCAGCCGCCGCCGGGCCGCGTCATCGTGAATGTGCTGCCGGAAGACGATGCCGAAGCGCCCATCCCCGGCACGGCGCTCGCGCTGGCGCGCAATGAGCGCGAGCGCGCCTGGGCCGACATGGCGCTGAAGAACGCCGAGATCGCGCTGCGCGTGAAGCTCGACGCCGGTGCGCGCGCCACGCACCGCGTGCGTGCGCTGGTCGAGGCGCTGGAGCTCGATGTGGCCCCCGAGCGCATCGAATGCTTCGACATCAGCCACACGATGGGCGAAGCCACGGTGGCGTCCTGCGTCGTGTGGGCAAACGGCGCGATGCGCAACAGCGAATATCGCCGCTACAACATCGAAGGCGTGACCCCCGGCGATGACTACGCCGCGATGCGACAGGTGCTGACGCGCCGCTACGAGAAGGTGGTCACCGGCGAAGGTGTGCGGCCCGATCTGGTGCTGATCGACGGCGGCAAGGGACAACTGGGCATCGCGGTCGACGTGATGGCCGAACTGGGGCTCGATCTTCCGCTGGTCGGCGTGGCCAAGGGCGTGGAGCGCAAGATGGGGGCGGAAGAGCTCATCCGACCGGGCGTCGAGGCGGGGCTGGTGCTCGGGCCGGAACATCCGGCGCTGCACCTGATTGCCGAAATTCGCGACGAAGCACACCGATTTGCCATCGCCGGCCACCGCGCGAGGCGTGAAAAGAAGCGGCTCACCTCGACGCTGGAAGACATTCCCGGCATCGGTCCGGCGCGCCGAAAACGTCTGCTGACAACCTTCGGCGGACTGAGCGGCGTGCGCAATGCCACGGTCGAAGACCTGTGCCGCGTCGAAGGCATCAGTCGCAAACTGGCCGAACAGATACAGCGGCAGTTAAACTGA
- the pgsA gene encoding CDP-diacylglycerol--glycerol-3-phosphate 3-phosphatidyltransferase, protein MFTVPTALTWARILLIPLFVGVFFLPERTLVMADKNLTATLVFIIAAVTDWLDGYLARTLNQTTAFGAFLDPVADKLMVAAALIMLVQLQRVDTIVAFVIIGREITISALREWMAKVGASRSVAVSMIGKIKTSAQMTAIPMLLYYEPLLGVDIASIGRWLIWIAAVLTVYSMVYYMRRAWPELRARKAI, encoded by the coding sequence ATGTTCACCGTACCGACCGCGCTCACCTGGGCGCGCATCCTGCTGATTCCCCTGTTCGTCGGTGTGTTCTTCCTGCCCGAGCGCACGCTGGTGATGGCCGACAAGAACCTCACCGCAACGCTGGTGTTCATCATCGCAGCGGTGACCGACTGGCTCGACGGCTACCTTGCGCGCACGCTGAACCAGACCACCGCCTTCGGTGCCTTCCTCGATCCGGTGGCCGACAAGCTCATGGTGGCCGCGGCATTGATCATGCTGGTGCAGTTGCAGCGTGTCGACACGATCGTTGCGTTCGTGATCATCGGTCGCGAAATCACCATCTCGGCGCTGCGCGAATGGATGGCCAAGGTCGGCGCATCACGCAGTGTCGCCGTGTCGATGATAGGCAAGATCAAGACGAGCGCGCAGATGACGGCCATCCCGATGCTGCTCTACTATGAACCGTTGCTCGGCGTAGACATTGCCTCCATCGGTCGCTGGCTGATCTGGATCGCTGCGGTGCTCACGGTGTATTCGATGGTGTATTACATGCGCCGCGCCTGGCCTGAACTGCGCGCGCGCAAGGCGATCTGA
- a CDS encoding calcium/sodium antiporter: protein MTFLLFGLGLVALIAGAELLVRGASKLALSFGISPLVVGLTIVAFGTSSPELAVSVQSAWNGKTDMAVANVVGSNIFNVLFILGLSAMITPLLVDKQLIRQEVPIMVGISLLFVALTLDGSVSFGDGALFVGLMIAYTTFLIVQSRRQTKALNDEYAESVVGPGAGWDSTLPVQIALIVVGLGLLVLGSNLLVEAAIVFARYLGLSEAVIGLTIVAAGTSLPEVAASVTAALRGQRDIAVGNVVGSNTFNILGALGVSSMVAPTALTLPPSMLAFDIPVMAAVAIACLPIFMTGNLIARWEGALFFAYYIAYALYLIMAAKDHDALGDYAFVMQTIALPLTAITLVTIVVRHFRGHRAAG, encoded by the coding sequence ATGACTTTTCTGCTGTTCGGCCTCGGCCTTGTCGCACTGATCGCGGGGGCCGAGCTGCTGGTGCGCGGCGCCTCGAAACTGGCGTTGTCGTTCGGCATTTCGCCGCTGGTGGTCGGGCTCACCATCGTTGCCTTCGGCACCAGTTCGCCCGAACTGGCGGTATCGGTGCAGTCGGCCTGGAACGGCAAGACGGACATGGCGGTTGCCAACGTGGTCGGCAGCAATATCTTCAACGTGCTGTTCATCCTCGGCCTGTCGGCGATGATCACGCCGCTGCTGGTCGACAAGCAGCTCATCCGTCAGGAAGTGCCCATCATGGTCGGCATATCGCTGCTGTTCGTCGCGCTGACGCTGGATGGCAGCGTGTCCTTCGGTGACGGCGCGCTGTTCGTCGGCCTGATGATCGCCTACACGACCTTCCTGATCGTCCAGAGCCGCCGCCAGACGAAGGCACTGAACGACGAGTACGCCGAAAGCGTGGTCGGCCCAGGCGCGGGCTGGGACTCGACGCTGCCGGTGCAGATTGCACTGATCGTCGTCGGTCTCGGGCTGCTGGTGCTCGGCTCGAACCTGCTGGTCGAAGCGGCCATCGTGTTCGCGCGCTACCTGGGCCTGAGCGAAGCGGTGATCGGCCTGACCATCGTCGCTGCCGGTACCTCACTGCCTGAGGTGGCTGCATCGGTCACCGCGGCACTGCGCGGCCAGCGCGACATCGCGGTCGGCAATGTGGTCGGCAGCAATACATTCAACATCCTGGGCGCGCTCGGCGTGTCGTCAATGGTCGCACCGACCGCGTTGACCCTGCCGCCGTCCATGCTGGCCTTCGACATACCTGTGATGGCCGCTGTCGCCATCGCCTGCCTGCCCATCTTCATGACCGGCAACCTGATCGCTCGCTGGGAAGGCGCACTGTTCTTCGCCTATTACATCGCGTACGCGCTCTACCTCATCATGGCCGCCAAGGACCACGACGCACTCGGCGACTACGCCTTCGTGATGCAGACCATCGCGCTGCCGCTGACCGCGATCACGCTGGTCACCATCGTGGTTCGACATTTTCGGGGGCACCGCGCCGCAGGATAG
- a CDS encoding DNA-deoxyinosine glycosylase translates to MAEGSRIRCFPPVADPATARVLILGSMPGKASLDANQYYAHPRNQFWSIMGTLFGAHPALPYAERLAMLTGAGLALWDVLSSCERRGSLDSAIDLRSAQANDFAAFLGRHTGIRRVLFNGALAETCFRRDVMPHVRALDMLRLPSTSPAHAGLSATDKLHAWRAALQPSLVVAV, encoded by the coding sequence ATGGCGGAGGGCTCGCGCATCCGCTGCTTCCCGCCGGTGGCCGATCCGGCCACCGCGCGCGTCCTCATCCTGGGCTCGATGCCCGGCAAGGCATCGCTTGACGCCAATCAGTACTACGCCCATCCGCGCAACCAGTTCTGGTCCATCATGGGAACCCTGTTTGGCGCCCACCCCGCGCTGCCCTACGCCGAACGGCTGGCGATGCTGACCGGCGCCGGCCTCGCGCTGTGGGACGTGCTTTCGAGCTGCGAGCGACGCGGCAGCCTGGATTCGGCGATCGATCTTCGCTCCGCCCAGGCCAACGATTTCGCCGCGTTTCTTGGGCGCCACACCGGCATCCGGCGCGTGCTGTTCAATGGCGCGCTGGCCGAAACCTGCTTCCGGCGAGACGTGATGCCGCACGTCCGCGCGCTCGACATGCTTAGACTTCCGTCGACCAGCCCGGCCCACGCCGGCCTGTCGGCAACCGACAAGCTGCACGCCTGGCGGGCCGCCCTGCAACCCTCTTTGGTCGTCGCGGTCTGA